A stretch of Henckelia pumila isolate YLH828 chromosome 4, ASM3356847v2, whole genome shotgun sequence DNA encodes these proteins:
- the LOC140866392 gene encoding putative mannan endo-1,4-beta-mannosidase 9 gives MGSSEANGSFVQTMGTQFVLNGKPLYFNGFNSYWLMYMASDPATRAKVTDTFRQASEYGMNVARTWAFSDGGYRPLQSSPGSYNEDMFKGLDFVISEAKKYGIHLILSLVNNWEGFGGKKQYVEWARESGQSINNEDDFFSNNIVKGYYKNHIKAVVTRVNTVSGIAYKDDPTIFAWELMNEPRCQSDLSGKTIQDWVVEISTQIKSMDKNHLVEVGMEGFYGESMPEKKQFNPGYEVGTDFISNNRVSGIDFATIHLYPDQWVPGANDEAQTEFVEKWIGSHSLDSKTVLGKPLMVTEFGKSSRSSGFSVVGRDSYFGTIFNSVYSNARSGGACGGTLFWQVMAEGMENWSDGYEVVLELSPSTAALINQQSARIASIST, from the exons atgggTTCTAGTGAAGCCAATGGAAGCTTTGTCCAGACAATGGGAACCCAGTTCGTATTGAATGGGAAGCCATTGTACTTCAATGGTTTCAACTCTTATTGGCTCATGTACATGGCCTCCGACCCGGCCACTCGGGCCAAGGTGACCGATACCTTTCGGCAGGCTTCGGAATATGGGATGAACGTAGCCAGGACTTGGGCTTTTAGCGACGGTGGTTATAGGCCTTTGCAGTCGTCCCCCGGTTCATACAACGAGGATATGTTTAAG ggATTGGATTTCGTGATTTCTGAGGCGAAAAAATATGGTATCCATCTTATTCTAAGCTTGGTGAACAATTGGGAAGGTTTCGGAGGGAAGAAACAATATGTGGAGTGGGCTAGAGAGAGTGGCCAGTCAATAAACAACGAGGATGATTTCTTTAGCAATAATATTGTTAAAGGGTACTATAAAAATCACAtcaag GCAGTGGTGACGAGGGTGAATACCGTAAGTGGGATTGCATATAAAGATGATCCAACCATATTTGCATGGGAATTGATGAACGAACCTCGTTGCCAATCTGACCTCTCTGGAAAGACTATTCAA gaTTGGGTTGTAGAGATATCGACCCAAATAAAATCAATGGACAAGAACCATCTCGTGGAAGTGGGGATGGAAGGGTTCTACGGAGAGTCGATGCCCGAAAAGAAACAATTCAATCCAGGTTATGAAGTTGGCACTGATTTCATATCCAACAACAGAGTTTCGGGGATCGATTTTGCCACCATTCATCTATACCCTGATCAATG GGTTCCAGGAGCAAACGACGAGGCCCAAACGGAGTTCGTGGAGAAATGGATCGGGTCACATAGCCTGGACTCGAAAACGGTACTGGGGAAGCCACTTATGGTGACTGAGTTTGGAAAATCGTCGCGATCGTCGGGGTTCAGCGTGGTGGGTCGGGACTCGTACTTCGGAACCATATTCAACAGTGTTTACAGCAATGCTAGAAGCGGGGGTGCCTGTGGGGGAACTCTGTTCTGGCAAGTGATGGCAGAGGGAATGGAGAATTGGAGCGATGGATATGAAGTTGTGTTGGAACTAAGCCCTTCCACTGCTGCTCTTATTAACCAACAGTCTGCTCGTATTGCTTCCATCTCtacttaa